One window from the genome of Anomalospiza imberbis isolate Cuckoo-Finch-1a 21T00152 chromosome 13, ASM3175350v1, whole genome shotgun sequence encodes:
- the NR2F2 gene encoding COUP transcription factor 2 isoform X1, producing the protein MAMVVGAWRDPQDDVPGAQGTQPSQAPPVQGPPAGAPHTPQTPGPGGPPSTPAQTNPPSQQNQGDKQQQQQHIECVVCGDKSSGKHYGQFTCEGCKSFFKRSVRRNLSYTCRANRNCPIDQHHRNQCQYCRLKKCLKVGMRREVSSLFTAAVQRGRMPPTQPTHGQFALTNGDPLNCHSYLSGYISLLLRAEPYPTSRFGSQCMQPNNIMGIENICELAARMLFSAVEWARNIPFFPDLQITDQVALLRLTWSELFVLNAAQCSMPLHVAPLLAAAGLHASPMSADRVVAFMDHIRIFQEQVEKLKALHVDSAEYSCLKAIVLFTSDACGLSDVAHVESLQEKSQCALEEYVRSQYPNQPTRFGKLLLRLPSLRTVSSSVIEQLFFVRLVGKTPIETLIRDMLLSGSSFNWPYMSIQ; encoded by the exons ATGGCAATGGTAGTCGGTGCGTGGCGAGACCCCCAGGACGATGTGCCCGGAGCTCAGGGAACGCAGCCTTCGCAAGCCCCGCCGGTGCAGGGACCCCCGGCCGGGGCCCCGCACACCCCACAGACCCCGGGGCCCGGGGGCCCTCCCAGTACGCCAGCCCAGACCAACCCGCCGAGCCAGCAGAACCAAGGagacaagcagcagcagcagcagcacattgAATGTGTGGTTTGTGGGGACAAGTCTAGTGGCAAACATTATGGCCAGTTTACCTGCGAGGGTTGCAAGAGTTTCTTCAAGCGGAGTGTAAGGAGGAATCTCAGCTACACTTGTCGTGCCAACAGGAACTGTCCCATTGACCAGCACCACCGCAATCAGTGTCAGTACTGCCGCCTCAAAAAATGCCTCAAAGTTGGCATGAGACGGGAAG TTTCTTCTTTATTTACTGCAGCGGTCCAGAGGGGCAGAATGCCACCCACACAGCCAACTCATGGTCAGTTCGCCTTGACAAATGGGGACCCTCTCAACTGCCATTCCTACCTATCCGGATATATCTCCCTTCTTCTGAGAGCAGAGCCCTACCCCACCTCCCGCTTTGGCAGTCAGTGCATGCAACCCAACAACATCATGGGCATCGAGAACATTTGTGAACTGGCAGCTAGGATGCTCTTCAGCGCGGTGGAGTGGGCCAGGAATATCCCCTTCTTCCCAGACCTCCAGATCACAGACCAGGTGGCCCTCCTGAGGCTGACCTGGAGCGAGTTATTTGTCCTCAACGCTGCCCAGTGCTCCATGCCCCTCCACGTAGCTCCgctcctggcagctgctggcctCCACGCTTCGCCAATGTCTGCTGACCGAGTGGTCGCCTTTATGGACCACATACGAATCTTCCAAGAGCAAGTAGAAAAACTGAAAGCATTGCATGTCGACTCTGCAGAATATAGCTGTTTAAAGGCCATAGTCCTCTTCACCTCAG ATGCCTGTGGTCTCTCTGATGTAGCCCATGTTGAAAGTTTACAGGAGAAGTCACAGTGTGCTTTGGAAGAGTATGTTAGGAGCCAGTATCCCAACCAGCCAACACGATTCGGGAAGCTATTACTACGTCTCCCCTCCCTTCGCACTGTCTCCTCTTCTGTCATAGAGCAATTGTTTTTCGTCCGTTTGGTAGGTAAAACCCCCATAGAAACCCTAATCAGGGATATGTTACTGTCTGGCAGCAGTTTTAACTGGCCTTACATGTCCATTCAATAA
- the NR2F2 gene encoding COUP transcription factor 2 isoform X3 → MQAIWDLEQGKYGFVSSLFTAAVQRGRMPPTQPTHGQFALTNGDPLNCHSYLSGYISLLLRAEPYPTSRFGSQCMQPNNIMGIENICELAARMLFSAVEWARNIPFFPDLQITDQVALLRLTWSELFVLNAAQCSMPLHVAPLLAAAGLHASPMSADRVVAFMDHIRIFQEQVEKLKALHVDSAEYSCLKAIVLFTSDACGLSDVAHVESLQEKSQCALEEYVRSQYPNQPTRFGKLLLRLPSLRTVSSSVIEQLFFVRLVGKTPIETLIRDMLLSGSSFNWPYMSIQ, encoded by the exons ATGCAAGCGATTTGGGACCTTGAACAAGGCAAATATGGTTTTG TTTCTTCTTTATTTACTGCAGCGGTCCAGAGGGGCAGAATGCCACCCACACAGCCAACTCATGGTCAGTTCGCCTTGACAAATGGGGACCCTCTCAACTGCCATTCCTACCTATCCGGATATATCTCCCTTCTTCTGAGAGCAGAGCCCTACCCCACCTCCCGCTTTGGCAGTCAGTGCATGCAACCCAACAACATCATGGGCATCGAGAACATTTGTGAACTGGCAGCTAGGATGCTCTTCAGCGCGGTGGAGTGGGCCAGGAATATCCCCTTCTTCCCAGACCTCCAGATCACAGACCAGGTGGCCCTCCTGAGGCTGACCTGGAGCGAGTTATTTGTCCTCAACGCTGCCCAGTGCTCCATGCCCCTCCACGTAGCTCCgctcctggcagctgctggcctCCACGCTTCGCCAATGTCTGCTGACCGAGTGGTCGCCTTTATGGACCACATACGAATCTTCCAAGAGCAAGTAGAAAAACTGAAAGCATTGCATGTCGACTCTGCAGAATATAGCTGTTTAAAGGCCATAGTCCTCTTCACCTCAG ATGCCTGTGGTCTCTCTGATGTAGCCCATGTTGAAAGTTTACAGGAGAAGTCACAGTGTGCTTTGGAAGAGTATGTTAGGAGCCAGTATCCCAACCAGCCAACACGATTCGGGAAGCTATTACTACGTCTCCCCTCCCTTCGCACTGTCTCCTCTTCTGTCATAGAGCAATTGTTTTTCGTCCGTTTGGTAGGTAAAACCCCCATAGAAACCCTAATCAGGGATATGTTACTGTCTGGCAGCAGTTTTAACTGGCCTTACATGTCCATTCAATAA
- the NR2F2 gene encoding COUP transcription factor 2 isoform X4 encodes MQAIWDLEQGKYGFAVQRGRMPPTQPTHGQFALTNGDPLNCHSYLSGYISLLLRAEPYPTSRFGSQCMQPNNIMGIENICELAARMLFSAVEWARNIPFFPDLQITDQVALLRLTWSELFVLNAAQCSMPLHVAPLLAAAGLHASPMSADRVVAFMDHIRIFQEQVEKLKALHVDSAEYSCLKAIVLFTSDACGLSDVAHVESLQEKSQCALEEYVRSQYPNQPTRFGKLLLRLPSLRTVSSSVIEQLFFVRLVGKTPIETLIRDMLLSGSSFNWPYMSIQ; translated from the exons ATGCAAGCGATTTGGGACCTTGAACAAGGCAAATATGGTTTTG CGGTCCAGAGGGGCAGAATGCCACCCACACAGCCAACTCATGGTCAGTTCGCCTTGACAAATGGGGACCCTCTCAACTGCCATTCCTACCTATCCGGATATATCTCCCTTCTTCTGAGAGCAGAGCCCTACCCCACCTCCCGCTTTGGCAGTCAGTGCATGCAACCCAACAACATCATGGGCATCGAGAACATTTGTGAACTGGCAGCTAGGATGCTCTTCAGCGCGGTGGAGTGGGCCAGGAATATCCCCTTCTTCCCAGACCTCCAGATCACAGACCAGGTGGCCCTCCTGAGGCTGACCTGGAGCGAGTTATTTGTCCTCAACGCTGCCCAGTGCTCCATGCCCCTCCACGTAGCTCCgctcctggcagctgctggcctCCACGCTTCGCCAATGTCTGCTGACCGAGTGGTCGCCTTTATGGACCACATACGAATCTTCCAAGAGCAAGTAGAAAAACTGAAAGCATTGCATGTCGACTCTGCAGAATATAGCTGTTTAAAGGCCATAGTCCTCTTCACCTCAG ATGCCTGTGGTCTCTCTGATGTAGCCCATGTTGAAAGTTTACAGGAGAAGTCACAGTGTGCTTTGGAAGAGTATGTTAGGAGCCAGTATCCCAACCAGCCAACACGATTCGGGAAGCTATTACTACGTCTCCCCTCCCTTCGCACTGTCTCCTCTTCTGTCATAGAGCAATTGTTTTTCGTCCGTTTGGTAGGTAAAACCCCCATAGAAACCCTAATCAGGGATATGTTACTGTCTGGCAGCAGTTTTAACTGGCCTTACATGTCCATTCAATAA
- the NR2F2 gene encoding COUP transcription factor 2 isoform X2 — translation MAMVVGAWRDPQDDVPGAQGTQPSQAPPVQGPPAGAPHTPQTPGPGGPPSTPAQTNPPSQQNQGDKQQQQQHIECVVCGDKSSGKHYGQFTCEGCKSFFKRSVRRNLSYTCRANRNCPIDQHHRNQCQYCRLKKCLKVGMRREAVQRGRMPPTQPTHGQFALTNGDPLNCHSYLSGYISLLLRAEPYPTSRFGSQCMQPNNIMGIENICELAARMLFSAVEWARNIPFFPDLQITDQVALLRLTWSELFVLNAAQCSMPLHVAPLLAAAGLHASPMSADRVVAFMDHIRIFQEQVEKLKALHVDSAEYSCLKAIVLFTSDACGLSDVAHVESLQEKSQCALEEYVRSQYPNQPTRFGKLLLRLPSLRTVSSSVIEQLFFVRLVGKTPIETLIRDMLLSGSSFNWPYMSIQ, via the exons ATGGCAATGGTAGTCGGTGCGTGGCGAGACCCCCAGGACGATGTGCCCGGAGCTCAGGGAACGCAGCCTTCGCAAGCCCCGCCGGTGCAGGGACCCCCGGCCGGGGCCCCGCACACCCCACAGACCCCGGGGCCCGGGGGCCCTCCCAGTACGCCAGCCCAGACCAACCCGCCGAGCCAGCAGAACCAAGGagacaagcagcagcagcagcagcacattgAATGTGTGGTTTGTGGGGACAAGTCTAGTGGCAAACATTATGGCCAGTTTACCTGCGAGGGTTGCAAGAGTTTCTTCAAGCGGAGTGTAAGGAGGAATCTCAGCTACACTTGTCGTGCCAACAGGAACTGTCCCATTGACCAGCACCACCGCAATCAGTGTCAGTACTGCCGCCTCAAAAAATGCCTCAAAGTTGGCATGAGACGGGAAG CGGTCCAGAGGGGCAGAATGCCACCCACACAGCCAACTCATGGTCAGTTCGCCTTGACAAATGGGGACCCTCTCAACTGCCATTCCTACCTATCCGGATATATCTCCCTTCTTCTGAGAGCAGAGCCCTACCCCACCTCCCGCTTTGGCAGTCAGTGCATGCAACCCAACAACATCATGGGCATCGAGAACATTTGTGAACTGGCAGCTAGGATGCTCTTCAGCGCGGTGGAGTGGGCCAGGAATATCCCCTTCTTCCCAGACCTCCAGATCACAGACCAGGTGGCCCTCCTGAGGCTGACCTGGAGCGAGTTATTTGTCCTCAACGCTGCCCAGTGCTCCATGCCCCTCCACGTAGCTCCgctcctggcagctgctggcctCCACGCTTCGCCAATGTCTGCTGACCGAGTGGTCGCCTTTATGGACCACATACGAATCTTCCAAGAGCAAGTAGAAAAACTGAAAGCATTGCATGTCGACTCTGCAGAATATAGCTGTTTAAAGGCCATAGTCCTCTTCACCTCAG ATGCCTGTGGTCTCTCTGATGTAGCCCATGTTGAAAGTTTACAGGAGAAGTCACAGTGTGCTTTGGAAGAGTATGTTAGGAGCCAGTATCCCAACCAGCCAACACGATTCGGGAAGCTATTACTACGTCTCCCCTCCCTTCGCACTGTCTCCTCTTCTGTCATAGAGCAATTGTTTTTCGTCCGTTTGGTAGGTAAAACCCCCATAGAAACCCTAATCAGGGATATGTTACTGTCTGGCAGCAGTTTTAACTGGCCTTACATGTCCATTCAATAA